The Rattus rattus isolate New Zealand chromosome 1, Rrattus_CSIRO_v1, whole genome shotgun sequence genome includes a region encoding these proteins:
- the LOC116888956 gene encoding gamma-glutamylaminecyclotransferase-like: MAHIFVYGTPKWGQPNHKVTLDQSHGLAAFRGRGCTVESAGEHNIPWLLDLPGKGHCVAGEIYEVAEQMLCFLDDFEGCPSMYQRTALQVRVLEWEGAGGPGDSVQCFVYNTATYAPKWLFLPYHKSYDSEGPHRLCYNPRENR; this comes from the coding sequence ATGGCCCACATCTTCGTGTATGGCACCCCGAAGTGGGGCCAACCCAACCACAAAGTCACGCTGGACCAGTCACATGGCTTAGCCGCCTTCCGAGGCCGAGGCTGCACAGTTGAGTCCGCGGGCGAGCACAACATACCTTGGCTGCTGGACCTGCCAGGCAAGGGCCATTGCGTGGCAGGTGAGATCTATGAGGTGGCTGAGCAGATGTTGTGCTTCCTGGATGACTTCGAAGGCTGTCCCAGCATGTACCAGCGTACAGCCCTGCAGGTGCGAGTGCTGGAGTGGGAGGGTGCTGGAGGCCCTGGGGACAGCGTTCAGTGCTTCGTGTACAATACAGCCACCTATGCACCCAAATGGCTGTTTCTTCCCTACCATAAAAGCTATGATTCTGAGGGCCCACACAGGCTATGCTACAACCCCCGGGAAAACAGATGA